The window GTCGTATTGATGGCCGTCTGGCTGCTGAACTCCGGTCATTACACCGCTCTCCTGATCAGCTTCGGTATCGCCTCGTCGTTGTTGGTGGTCCTCCTGAGTTGGCGGATGGGCATCGTCGATCGCGAAGGCTTGCCGATCCGGCTCATCCCGCGCGCATTGGTGTATGGGCCGTGGTTGTTCAAAGAGATATTCAAGGCCAACCTCGATGTCTCCCGGCGGGTCCTGAGTCCCTCCAAAACAAATATCAGCCCCCGCCTTTTTGACGCGGAAGCCACCCAGCGGAGCGATCTCGGGCGCGTGATCTACGCGAATTCCATTACCCTCACCCCGGGCACGGTATCGATCGGTGTTCACGGGTCACACATTGTGGTTCACGCCATCGCCAACGATGTTGCCGACGCCCTTCTGGAAGGCGAAATGGATCGCCGCGTGACCTGGCTCGAGGGAGAGGGACCGTGATCGACCAGTTCGGCGTGGCGACGGCAGCTCTCCTGGTCTGCATGATGATGACCCTTTTCCGGTCGATTGCCGGCCCGACCGTTTTCGACCGGGTTCTGGCGGTCAACAGCTTCGGCACCAAAACCGTTCTCCTGATCGCCGTGTACGGATTCCTTACCGGTCGGCCCGATTTCCTCGATCTGGCCATGGTCTATGCCCTGATGAATTTCATTGGAACAATCGCGGTGATGAAGTTCACGCGCTTCGGTGACCTGGCCGGAATGGAGGAAGACGAGGAGGAGAGCCTGTGAGTTGGGCGTCGATTGCCGAGATCTTGAGCTGGGTGTGCATTCT is drawn from Acidobacteriota bacterium and contains these coding sequences:
- a CDS encoding Na+/H+ antiporter subunit E, yielding MGLFGGQDQPWRAPRGESALCGVLLFVVLMAVWLLNSGHYTALLISFGIASSLLVVLLSWRMGIVDREGLPIRLIPRALVYGPWLFKEIFKANLDVSRRVLSPSKTNISPRLFDAEATQRSDLGRVIYANSITLTPGTVSIGVHGSHIVVHAIANDVADALLEGEMDRRVTWLEGEGP
- a CDS encoding pH regulation protein F, with the protein product MMMTLFRSIAGPTVFDRVLAVNSFGTKTVLLIAVYGFLTGRPDFLDLAMVYALMNFIGTIAVMKFTRFGDLAGMEEDEEESL